The following DNA comes from Gammaproteobacteria bacterium.
CTTTGGTCAATCGTCCCTACATGACCGATCTACAAAAGGATCGTTCCTTGGTCAAGGGGCTACTCGATGAAGGGATCGATGTCTATCTCGTGGATTGGGGATATCCCGATGGGGGTGACCGCTTCCTTGACCTTTCTGATTACATCGACCTTTATCTGCATCACTGCGTTGATCACATCTGTAAGGCGCACAATCTGCCAAAGATAAACGTGCTGGGCATCTGTCAGGGGGGCACCTTCTCTTTGTGCTATTCCGCCCTGCATCCTGAGCGGGTTCAGAATCTGATCACGATGGTGACGCCGGTGGACTTCCACACCGAGGACAACCTACTTTCTAAGTGGGCGCGCCAACTGGATGTGGATATGATGGTGGAGACGCTTGGTAATATTCCTGGCGAATTGCTCAACTGGAGTTTTCTATCGCTCAAGCCGTTTCAACTGACTGGACAGAAGTATTTGAGCATGGTGGACATTATGGACAATCCTAAGAAGCTGCAAAACTTCTTGCGCATGGAACAGTGGATCTTCGATAGCCCCGATCAGGCTGGTGAGGCGTTTCGAGAGTTTCTCAAGTATTTCTTCCAGCAGAATCGACTGATACACGATACGCTTGACATCGGTGGAAAACCGGTACGGCTTGCCAATATCACCATGCCGGTATTCAATGTCTACGCCACCCAGGATCACCTTGTCCCGCCAGCGGCCTCGTTGGCCTTAGAGGGCAAGATTGGGACCAAGGACTACACCACCTTTACCTTCGACGGTGGCCATATTGGTATCTATGTGAGTGGGCGCGCCCAGAAAGAGATTCCCCCCGCCATCGCCAATTGGATCAAGGCGCGGGATTAAATAACCCGGGTTAATCCAAGTTGTCACCTACAGTCTCAATCTGTAATTCTTTCCAGACAGATGATCTTTATGATCGCCCTCCCCCCAAACTCCCCCCTCCCAACGGAGGGGGTTGGGGGGAGGGCGATCAGAAAATTACTCAATGCAGGTAGCAACTTGGATTATGCTAGGATTCTAGCCAGTTACTTGGTAAGTGATATGAGTTGTCTGTTGGCAAGATCTTACAAGACGAATACGAGAGGATTTAATCCGCGTAGGATGCGGTGAGGAACGAACCGCATCATTCGCATTATTCCTACCTGAAAACGGGGTCAGAGTAAACCTAAATTAACCCAAGTCGCCACCCATTCGCTCTTCTGTGGGTGCAACCTAGGTTAATTTAGGTTTACTCTGACCCCGTTATTCGTGTTGAACTTAATGGCGGTGTCACTCCAGCGTCACGACTTGGTGGTAGTTTACCCCATTATTTTTATTCAGGAGATTCCAATGAAGTGGTTTACTGTTGGGCTTGCCTTGTTGGGCGTTTTGGTTGCGCCGGTTGGTGCTGCGGGATTGATCGAAGAGGCTGGTGGGTTACCGGTGTTGTTTCCCAACACACGTTTGAATACGGTCACACTCGATGCGTTGATCATCCGTCCAGATGATAATCAGCGTCATCCACTAGCGGTCCTTAATCATGGCTCTCCCCGCAATGCCGACGATCGTGAAGGCATGAGTCCGCGCAATATGCGTATCCAAGCCCGTGAATTTGCCCGTCGTGGTTGGGTGGCGGTGACCTTTATGCGGCGTGGCTACGGTGCGTCCGGGGGTGAATTCGTAGAGGACATAGGAAAGTGTGAGTCTCCCGATTATGAAAGGTCCGGGCGAAGGTCAGCGGAAGATGTGCGAGCGGTAATTGTGGCGATGAAGGAGAAGCCTTATGTGGACGGCGCCAAAATCATTAGCATTGGTCGTTCCGCTGGAGGTTTCGCCACTGTAGCGTTGTCTGCTGATCCTCCTCCCGGTTTAGTTGCTGCTATTAGTTTTGCCGGTGGTCGCGGATCTTCCCGGCCTGATGAAGTCTGCGTTCCCGACAAATTAGTCGATGCCTATGGCACCTTCGGCAAGACTTCGCGCGTTCCTATGCTATGGGTCTATGCGGAAAATGATCATTTCTTTTCTCCAACCCTGGCCAAACGATTTTTCACCGCTTTTACCGAAGCTGGTGGCCAAGCCGAGTTTGTTGCTACTCCCGCATTTGGGGGGGATGGGCACAAGCTGTTTTCGGAAAAGGGACTGCTGATCTGGGGGCGATATGTCGATAATTTCCTGGCGCGGCACCAACTCACCCTGGTGAGTCAGCTCCTCCCCATCCGCGATGAGGCTTCAGTAAATTATCCCAAGGGGTTGGGTTCGCAAGGTAAGGAGGCATTTCTCAAATATTTGGATGGTGCTGAGCACAAGTCATTCGTCATGGCAAATGACGGCCATTTCGGTTGGCGTACTGGACAGAAGAGTGCCGAAAAGGCGGTCGAGGAGGCCTCAGAATATTGCAGGAACAACACCAAAAAACCATGCTTTGCCGTAATGATTGATGACGATCCTGTTGAGTAAGAAGCAAAGAAGCCCTTCGCCACAAGATTCTGAAATACCCATGTGATTCCACGCTGCCACCATCCAAGTAACGGGGTCAGAGCAAACTTAAACTAACCCAAGTCGCCACCTATCCGCCTTTCTGTTGGTGGTGGTAATCTAGATTATTTAACCCAAGTTGCCGCCTATGCGGTGAGGAACGAAAAAGCCCCTCTCCCTCCGGGAGGGGGAGAAAGGTGCGCTAGGTGGCAACTTGGGTTAAGTTAAGTTTACTCTGACTCAAATAAAACCGGGGAATCCCGTCAACTAATCGCGAAACGATGCCATAGCGTCGAGGATTGGTTTTCAACCGCACGGGCCGCCTCTTCCCGTGTGTAGAAGTGCCCGCCACGAATAAAGCCGGCCACAATGCTCGACTTCACCGCCGTGATGTGACCCTTTCCATCCCGGGCTACCGCTAGATTGGGCGGTAATCCATCTAAGAGGTGACAAGAAGCGGGGGAACCATCTCCGTGACAGGAGGGGTAGATCGCACCTGTCTCCAAATCACAAAAGGCCGGTTCAAAGTGAAATTGTCGGTTACCCTGACTAACACCACCGGTGCCTTGGAAAAACCTGTTCTCCCGCCACAGACAGTACCGAGTGAAGAACTGCTTCATCAGTGTCCCCGAGAAACCCCGCCCTTGAGGGCGGGGAGGAAAGGGGACGGTTTTTTCCGCCCCATTGGATAGCAAAATCTTTAAAGTTGCCGGTCTTTCCCGGCTGTCAGCCCGTAAGGGCCTAGTGACGCACACCTTACGGTGTGGCTCCCCTCGCCAATGTTGCAACGCAGCTTCGATTCTTGCGAACCTTGCAGCAGACCGTTTCGTGCGTACCCGTCGCGTGTCTGCTTCTGCTGCTTTCAGAGCTTGGAGTTGAGGAAGCGCCCCAAGGTGAGTCTTGTACTTCGTTGCAACGTAGTCCGATTTCTCGGACTAAGGCTGGTCAATCTCGGGCTTGCTTTCACAAGCCCCGGGCTTTAGCCCGGGGTGATTGACAGGCTTCTATAAGGACGTTAGCTTTCGACCACAAACAACAGCGATTACTATTTGTGTTCGAAAACAGTTAATTGCGATTATAATCGTGTAGGCAGGAGGCAAGAAAATACGGAACCACCAGCCATACCCCAGTGTTCTATCGACGTTGGCCAACAAAGTCGTGACCCCAACAACCTATCAGCAAGCACAGATGGGTAATATTTCGGCATTAGAGACCGAGATACAATAGGGAAATTCCAAGGGATAGCAATCGGGGATATTCCCTCTCCCACTATGGATAGCATTGAAATGAACACCAATAGGCAATCGGTGCAACCGGCATCAGTGGAGGTCAACGATAAGCAATGGTTGGGCACGAGTAAAGTAGTGGTGTAAATTAGCGGGGTGCCGTTGCCCGATGGTAACCCCCTCCGGCCCCCCTATTTGATTGACCCAACGATTATCACATCCATCTACGAGTCGAGGTATCCGCATGAAATTTCGTCCGATGTTGGCAGTCGTTCTGGCCCTCTTCGTCTCTGCGGGGACGTGGGCGGATGACATCGCGGACCAGATTGGACGCGGCCTCAGGGCCTACAACGCTGCTGGCTACGCCGATGCCATCCAGGAGCTACAGTTCGCCGTCGCACAGATCCAAGAGAAGCTCAACGCTGGCTACTTGGCGCTCATGCCCGAACCCCTATCAGGTTGGCAGGCGGACCCCGCCGAGGCCCAGACAGCGGTAGCCCTCATGGGTGGAGGCACCCATATCTCGCGCCATTACCACAACGACAGCGCCCAAGAAGTGACCCTAGAAATTGCTATCAATTCCCCGTTGATCCAAAATCTAAATCTGATGCTGTCCAATACTGCGGTGTTCAGCTCCGATCGAAGCATTAAACCCTATCGCTTCGACGTATACCGTGGAGTGCTACGCAAGGAAGGAACAACCCGAGAGATCAGCGTTCTGGTAGGCAATCGCGTGATGGTCAAGGCAACCGGCCAAGACCTCAAGGACGAGAAACCTCTCGAAGCCTATCTAAAGACCATGGACCTGAAAAAGGTCGCCACAGCCATAGGTGATTAGGCTTTCCGCCCTGAATCCCACCATCCATCATTCCCACGCGAAGCGTGGGAATGATGTAACAGAATTGGTAACTGTTTGTTATAAAACAGAATTCCTTAACTTAATGGCAGTGACGCTCCCGCGTGGGAATGCACTCTCCCCCGCTCTATGTGAGCAGTAACGCTCTATATCTATGTCCCATACCCAAGCCATTTACGATTTCCTCCTTGGCATCCCTCGGGGACGAGTTGTCTCCTATGCTACCATCGGTAAATTATTTGGACTTCATCCACGAACGGTCGCAAACCTTCTTCGTACAAATACGCACCCTGAAACTTACCCCTGCTATCGAGTCGTATGTTCAGATGGGCGACTCTCTGGGTACAACCAAGGAATTGACAAGAAACGCCATCTTCTCGAAAAAGATGGCATCCCGGTAATCAATGAACGAATTTCGAAGAGATACTTTTGGTCCCCAGAGATATAAGGAGGGTAGGCCCCACAAATTACGTACCACCACATGCTTTGATTAAATTTCCAGGATTTTTCAACTTACGCAGAATGTAAGACCTGCCCTCCTCAGAATTTCTTAGAATTCCTTTAGGCACCGCAATATTTCTTGTATTTCTTGCCACTACCACAAGGACAGGTGTCGTTACGACCTGTCTTTTCCTGTTTTAGATGCTTCAGCGTATTAATAGCAGTGGGTGTATGTCCCATTTTCAGATTATGCATCCCTATCTGTTTGATCGCGTTGCATTCCTTCTTAAATACAGCCTACCGATTCTATAAATTCATATTATTGGTTTAACGGATAGAGTCGGGTAATCCGTCCAAAGTTCTGGATATCCAGGTTGACTTCCACCGCTAAGGGCAAGTCTTTGAAAAGATCAATGGCCTGCGGGGAAGAAAGGGGTTGGAGGGTATTCTCCAAAGGCCATTGGTCGTGCCACCCCCCTGCCCTATCCATAAAACGGAAAATTAGACCGTCCACTCGATCAAGTAGAGGTTGCGAGAGCGGGGTACTGTCCTGGGCACGATCCAGCGCCTGCCAAGAGAGACGTATCAACCAACCATCCTGAACGGTATAACCGACCCGCTGTAGAGAGGATCGAGAAAAACCGCCGGGGTTACGTCTACCGCCACGGGTAAATTCTAACCCTTGCCTGCCGCGCAACCCCCCCCCCCAGAAAACTCAATTGCTTGTCACCGTATTCGTCTCGAATTGAACGATTCACCACCTGAACTAGATCCCGGGAAATGGTAGTCACCGCTGTTTGAATTCTGGTGAGACGCTCGACCTGAATTGCCGCGTAGCGACTGCTACTCAGTACCGTATTGAGACCACCATAGGCCATAGCCGCCAACACCGCAAAGATGGCGATGGCGATCAACAATTCAAGCAGCGTAAAACCACGCTTAGGAAAAGACGCTGGGTAGGTCATGGCGTCAAACGTGGGCGACCAAGGAAGGCAGTGGCTATGGCAATGGCATCGGTGTCATTCTTATGCGTCCGTACCTCCACATCTAGGCGCCGTAGGTCTTTGTCTACCGTCTGAGAAACAATCGCCCGCCAACGCCACTCAAATCCTGCCTGCGTTGCAGCCCCTTCGCGTTTACCAATCTGTGGCCATTCCTTCTGGAGTTGATATTCCGCCACCTGATTCATCGCTACCCAATGGGCAAGGGTTCGATCTCGTAAATAGGTGGCATTGTTGGCATAGCTACTAATCCCCTTGACCGCCGCCGCCAAGGAGATCGCCAGAATCGCCAGGGCGATTAGCACTTCCAGCAAGGTAAAACCAGCTCCGTGTTGGTTCATTACACGCCTCTAAAAACTATACGATATCTGCACACACTATCAATGTGAAGGCCCTTTCTGTAACCGTTCACTCCCTCTAACCTCACCCCCTCTCTTTAACAGGAGAGGGGGAATAAAGGAAAAATAACTTAATTCACTGCCTTATCTCCCCCTCTCCTGTTAAGGAAAAGGAGCCGGGGGGTGAGGTGGCGAGTTAGGGGGAAAGTGAACAGTTATCCGTTTCTTGTTATTTTCTAGCGCCCCTAGTTCGGGAACAGGCAGATGCCAATAATGCCGCGCCTCCTCTCGCCACGATTGCACCGTAAGTGGCTCTTCTGGCCCCAGGTGTAATTCAATAGCTCCCTGATACGCTGTATTGAAAGGTTGCACACCAGCGGCAGCATAACGAGCCGCGACATCAGGGTGAGGAAAGCCAAAACGGTTGTGATAGCCGGTGGAGTAGATGACCACCTGGGGCGCGACCGCAGCCACAAAGGCCGGCGTCGAGGAACTACGACTGCCGTGGTGGGGGGCCACCACCACCGTGGCGCGTAGGTCTTCCGGTGTATTGAGCACTCGTTGGGCCTCCGCCGCACGGCTGATATCTCCGGTCAACAACAACGCTCCCCCTGACCAAGTAATGCGCAGTACGCAACTTCCATTATTACCAGTAAATTCATTCTCTGTGGATGGATGAATCACTCGAAAGTTGATTCCATCCCAATCCCAGGTCACACCGCGCAGGCAAGGTTCAGCGTTTGGAATTGCCCCCAACAGACGGGTGACCGGCAGCGCGGCGCGTAGCGAAGCCGTACCTCCACTGTGGTCACTATCGGCGTGGCTCACCAGCAACGTGTCTACCCGTTGCACCCCCTCATGACGCAGAAAGGGCGCCACCACCATTGCGCCAAGGTCGTGCCCAGGGCCATAGCGTGGACCGGTATCGTAGACCAGGGTATGCGTAGCCGTCCGCACTACGATACTAAGCCCCTGACCTACATCCAGAATGGTGAGCCACAGCGTCCCCGGCGGTGGTCGCGGTGCTGGCAACAAAAACAACGGCGCTATGCCAATCAGCCCCAACCAGCGACTTGGAAGACCACGCGGGGCGAGTAACAACAAAACCCCAGCCATCGCAATCACTACCGCCCAAACCGGTGGTGCGGGTGGCGACCAAGTGGCCCAGGGCAGGGTGCTAAAGAATTCCAACACCGGCCACAGTCCCGCCAACGAAAAGTCCGCCCAGGTCAGCAGTTTACCGCCCAAAATTGGGGCAAACGGTAGGAGCAGGGTACCGACCAATACCACCGGAACTG
Coding sequences within:
- a CDS encoding hypothetical protein (Evidence 5 : Unknown function), which codes for MGHTPTAINTLKHLKQEKTGRNDTCPCGSGKKYKKYCGA
- a CDS encoding Dienelactone hydrolase; the protein is MKWFTVGLALLGVLVAPVGAAGLIEEAGGLPVLFPNTRLNTVTLDALIIRPDDNQRHPLAVLNHGSPRNADDREGMSPRNMRIQAREFARRGWVAVTFMRRGYGASGGEFVEDIGKCESPDYERSGRRSAEDVRAVIVAMKEKPYVDGAKIISIGRSAGGFATVALSADPPPGLVAAISFAGGRGSSRPDEVCVPDKLVDAYGTFGKTSRVPMLWVYAENDHFFSPTLAKRFFTAFTEAGGQAEFVATPAFGGDGHKLFSEKGLLIWGRYVDNFLARHQLTLVSQLLPIRDEASVNYPKGLGSQGKEAFLKYLDGAEHKSFVMANDGHFGWRTGQKSAEKAVEEASEYCRNNTKKPCFAVMIDDDPVE
- the phaC gene encoding Poly(3-hydroxyalkanoate) polymerase subunit PhaC, with amino-acid sequence MFPRPDQILQEVAEFNAKLANSFSSLNKVGSIDVGMTPKEAVYEEDKLVLYRYKSVVDKPHRIPLLIVYALVNRPYMTDLQKDRSLVKGLLDEGIDVYLVDWGYPDGGDRFLDLSDYIDLYLHHCVDHICKAHNLPKINVLGICQGGTFSLCYSALHPERVQNLITMVTPVDFHTEDNLLSKWARQLDVDMMVETLGNIPGELLNWSFLSLKPFQLTGQKYLSMVDIMDNPKKLQNFLRMEQWIFDSPDQAGEAFREFLKYFFQQNRLIHDTLDIGGKPVRLANITMPVFNVYATQDHLVPPAASLALEGKIGTKDYTTFTFDGGHIGIYVSGRAQKEIPPAIANWIKARD
- a CDS encoding conserved exported hypothetical protein (Evidence 4 : Unknown function but conserved in other organisms); translated protein: MKFRPMLAVVLALFVSAGTWADDIADQIGRGLRAYNAAGYADAIQELQFAVAQIQEKLNAGYLALMPEPLSGWQADPAEAQTAVALMGGGTHISRHYHNDSAQEVTLEIAINSPLIQNLNLMLSNTAVFSSDRSIKPYRFDVYRGVLRKEGTTREISVLVGNRVMVKATGQDLKDEKPLEAYLKTMDLKKVATAIGD
- a CDS encoding general secretion pathway protein I, yielding MNQHGAGFTLLEVLIALAILAISLAAAVKGISSYANNATYLRDRTLAHWVAMNQVAEYQLQKEWPQIGKREGAATQAGFEWRWRAIVSQTVDKDLRRLDVEVRTHKNDTDAIAIATAFLGRPRLTP
- a CDS encoding general secretion pathway protein J, coding for MTYPASFPKRGFTLLELLIAIAIFAVLAAMAYGGLNTVLSSSRYAAIQVERLTRIQTAVTTISRDLVQVVNRSIRDEYGDKQLSFLGGGVARQARVRIYPWR
- a CDS encoding hypothetical protein (Evidence 5 : Unknown function), coding for MIRLSWQALDRAQDSTPLSQPLLDRVDGLIFRFMDRAGGWHDQWPLENTLQPLSSPQAIDLFKDLPLAVEVNLDIQNFGRITRLYPLNQ
- a CDS encoding hypothetical protein (Evidence 5 : Unknown function), with the translated sequence MLSNGAEKTVPFPPRPQGRGFSGTLMKQFFTRYCLWRENRFFQGTGGVSQGNRQFHFEPAFCDLETGAIYPSCHGDGSPASCHLLDGLPPNLAVARDGKGHITAVKSSIVAGFIRGGHFYTREEAARAVENQSSTLWHRFAIS